In the Thermoproteales archaeon genome, one interval contains:
- a CDS encoding AsnC family protein — protein FIILDSMIKMNKIENIEKKRYIKLLLKDEKIRNLVMGIAKQLNQEIIVDLKVLAERFKIPYSKAWRVVNFLQSNNILTLKAEPNFPALGLTPALFIVESQSREWKQQVEKMLYLRFASQAYGKGRKLLMLVAAPPDTLKKHIEFIEAKIGKIVEYYILEHAVIGIPNLNFLTMDKVPWEEIPIIYYDKIRSKKKFDKIDISIIASLEKRAPKKVSEISEELKLIRKTVEYRMKSRVSLLLEGFQLKLSLWHTDVAPFYAILVKSGDVYKLSALTSSVYPTNVYVGKDVAFAIIQLPCKEKVNFARFLSTIGDWEEYILEYDSIKKTLPVKAVKETGTWMEKVTM, from the coding sequence GATTTATAATATTAGATTCGATGATAAAAATGAACAAAATAGAGAATATTGAAAAGAAGAGATATATAAAACTGCTACTCAAGGATGAAAAAATTAGAAATCTAGTTATGGGAATAGCTAAGCAATTAAATCAAGAAATCATCGTCGACCTAAAGGTTTTAGCAGAACGGTTCAAAATACCCTATTCAAAAGCATGGAGAGTAGTTAACTTTCTACAATCAAACAACATACTAACTCTAAAGGCTGAACCAAATTTCCCAGCGTTAGGTTTAACCCCAGCATTGTTCATAGTTGAGTCGCAATCTAGGGAATGGAAGCAGCAAGTTGAGAAAATGCTATACTTAAGGTTTGCAAGCCAAGCATATGGAAAAGGAAGAAAATTGTTAATGCTGGTAGCCGCGCCTCCGGATACTTTAAAAAAACATATAGAATTTATAGAAGCTAAAATTGGAAAAATAGTTGAATACTACATTCTAGAGCATGCTGTAATCGGGATTCCAAATCTTAATTTCCTAACAATGGATAAGGTGCCTTGGGAGGAGATACCAATAATTTACTATGATAAAATTAGAAGTAAAAAGAAATTCGATAAAATAGACATATCTATAATTGCAAGCCTTGAAAAAAGAGCTCCTAAAAAAGTCTCGGAAATTTCTGAAGAATTAAAGCTTATCAGAAAAACTGTCGAATATAGAATGAAAAGTCGAGTATCATTATTATTAGAGGGATTCCAGCTCAAACTGTCGTTATGGCATACTGACGTTGCACCATTTTACGCGATTTTAGTGAAAAGCGGAGATGTTTATAAGCTATCGGCGTTAACGAGCAGTGTATACCCGACAAACGTTTACGTAGGCAAGGATGTGGCTTTTGCCATTATACAGCTGCCCTGCAAGGAAAAAGTTAACTTTGCGAGGTTCCTATCGACGATAGGCGATTGGGAAGAATACATACTTGAATACGACAGTATTAAGAAAACGCTGCCAGTTAAAGCTGTAAAAGAAACAGGAACTTGGATGGAAAAAGTAACTATGTAG